Proteins from a single region of Oryza brachyantha chromosome 6, ObraRS2, whole genome shotgun sequence:
- the LOC102706766 gene encoding GDSL esterase/lipase At4g26790-like — MPSTTMAAAALAVLVVATAVFCGAEAREAWLPPAAAKVPAVIVFGDSTVDTGNNNVIATALKSNFPPYGRDIGAATGRFCNGRLPPDFISEALGLPPLVPAYLDPAYGIQDFARGVCFASAGTGLDNATAGVLAVIPLWKEVEYFKEYQRRLRRQAGRAAARRVVRDALYVVSVGTNDFLENYFLLVTGRFKQFTVGEFEDFLVAQAAEFLTAIYRLGARRVAFAGLSAIGCLPLERTLNAVRGGCIEEYNQVARDYNVKVNAMMAELRSSLPGLKLAYIPVYDDMLNLINNPSTLGLENVEQGCCATGMFEMGYLCNEKSPLTCPDADKYFFWDSFHPTEKVNRFFANSTLQICLKELL; from the exons ATgccgtcgacgacgatggcggcggcggcgctcgcggtTCTCGTTGTTGCTACGGCCGTGTTTTGCGGCGCCGAGGCCCGCGAGGCGTGGCTgccccccgcggcggcgaaggtgcCGGCGGTGATCGTGTTCGGGGACTCGACGGTGGACACCGGCAACAACAACGTGATCGCGACGGCGTTGAAGAGCAACTTCCCGCCGTACGGGCGCGACATCGGCGCCGCCACGGGCCGGTTCTGCAACGGCAGGCTGCCGCCGGACTTCATCTCCGAGGCGCTCGGCCTGCCGCCGCTCGTGCCGGCCTACCTCGACCCGGCCTACGGCATCCAGGACTTCGCCCGCGGCGTCtgcttcgcctccgccggcacCGGCCTCGAcaacgccaccgccggcgtccTG GCAGTGATCCCGCTGTGGAAGGAGGTGGAGTACTTCAAGGAGTACcagcggcggctccggcggcaagccggccgcgcggcggcgcggcgcgtcgTCCGCGACGCGCTCTACGTCGTCAGCGTCGGTACCAACGATTTCCTCGAGAACTACTTCCTGCTCGTCACGGGCCGGTTCAAGCAGTTCACCGTCGGCGAGTTCGAGGACTTCCTCGTCGCGCAGGCGGCGGAGTTCCTCACCGCCATCTACCGCCTCGGcgcgcgccgcgtcgcctTCGCCGGCCTCAGCGCCATCGGCTGCCTGCCGCTGGAGCGAACGCTCAACGCCGTCCGCGGCGGCTGCATCGAGGAGTACAACCAGGTGGCCCGGGACTACAACGTCAAGGTGAACGCCATGATGGCCGAGCTCCGCAGCTCGCTGCCTGGGCTCAAGCTCGCCTACATCCCCGTCTACGACGACATGCTCAACCTCATCAACAATCCTTCCACGCTCG GGCTGGAGAACGTAGAGCAGGGCTGCTGCGCAACGGGGATGTTCGAGATGGGCTATCTCTGCAACGAGAAGAGCCCCCTGACATGCCCCGACGCCGACAAGTACTTCTTCTGGGACTCCTTCCATCCGACGGAGAAGGTGAACCGCTTCTTTGCCAATTCCACTCTGCAGATATGCTTAAAGGAGCTCCTCTGA
- the LOC107304366 gene encoding RPM1-interacting protein 4-like codes for MAKRPSVPKFGTWDGDNVGYTVYFDKVRENKGATAPPLHRPFNANDPVDNPRMISVGGGGGAPPSSARPATSSGGAHRDQQQRRPPPDVQQHRRTGSNSSVSSDPGGAPSKFAPPPQYHPRPSPHHGQHDHGHGYGYAHGHGHHQHNGGGGRRAPPQQAARHHHQAAPKARSASASPNDTPNRQRPSAVPKFGVWDEQNGAAAAQGFTVMFDNVKRNRDAARGAAAAGVVPRSPQPEISFAEAKGSRDHSLMSKMFGFGCFHHPTTRE; via the exons ATGGCC AAACGGCCCAGCGTGCCCAAGTTCGGCACCTGGGACGGCGACAATGTCGGGTACACGGTCTACTTCGACAAGGTGCGCGAGAACAAgggcgccaccgcgccgccgctgcaccgGCCGTTCAACGCCAACGACCCCGTCGACAACCCCCGCATGATCagtgtcggcggcggcggcggcgcccctcCGTCGTCTGCACGGCCGGCGAcctcgagcggcggcgcccacCGTGACCAGCAGCAGAGGCGGCCACCGCCGGACGTGCAACAACACCGGCGCACTGGGAGCAACAGCAGCGTGTCGTCCGACCCGGGCGGCGCTCCGAGCAagttcgcgccgccgccgcagtacCACCCGCGCCCGAGCCCCCACCACGGCCAACACGACCACGGCCACGGCTACGGCTACGCCCACGGCCACGGACACCATCAAcacaacggcggcggcggacgccgagcgccgccgcagcaggcGGCGAGACACCACCACCAGGCGGCGCCTAAGGCGCGGTCCGCGTCCGCCTCGCCAAACGACACGCCG AACCGGCAGAGGCCATCGGCGGTGCCCAAGTTCGGCGTGTGGGACGAGCagaacggcgcggcggcggcgcagggctTCACGGTGATGTTCGACAACGTGAAGCGGAACCGGGATGCGGCCaggggcgccgcggcggccggcgtcgtCCCGCGCTCGCCGCAGCCGGAGATAAGCTTCGCCGAGGCGAAGGGCTCGCGGGACCACTCCCTCATGTCAAAG ATGTTTGGTTTTGGTTGCTTCCACCACCCCACCACCAGAGAATGA
- the LOC121054779 gene encoding uncharacterized protein LOC121054779, with amino-acid sequence MAATVRAWVVAAALASALVLLPWRPVGAEESESSAAGATATASFGVGSASFSVGAGAKPKCQPGATTGPCRVGAVHDPENSEEEGLFSVKARAPSGAPDGDSDDDYTDADRDDELVVLGH; translated from the coding sequence atggcggcgaccgtgcgggcgtgggtggtggcggcggcgctggcctcCGCGCTGGTGCTGCTGCCGTGGCGGCCGGTGGGGGCTGAGGAGTCGgagtcgtcggcggcgggggcgacggcgacggcgtcgttCGGGGTCGGGTCGGCGTCGTTCAGCGTCGGGGCGGGGGCGAAGCCCAAGTGCCAGCCGGGCGCCACCACGGGGCCGTGCCGCGTCGGCGCGGTGCACGACCCGGAGAactcggaggaggaggggctgtTCAGCGTCAAGGCCAGGGCGCCGTCGGGCGCGCCggacggcgacagcgacgacgactacACCGACGCCGaccgcgacgacgagctcgtcGTCCTCGGCCACTGA
- the LOC102708254 gene encoding serine/threonine/tyrosine-protein kinase HT1: protein MLSCFRLPRPGGETNQATAAASALASPRRPSLPFASSLFAGSPSTSGKHPWPPDADDMEKKRWDSMESWSMLLDTAMGPSGEGGSSSRDSGRREEWMADLSQLFIGNKFASGANSRIYRGIYKQRAVAVKMVRIPERDEARRAVLEDQFNSEVAFLSRLYHPNVVQFIAACKKPPVYCIITEYMSQGTLRMYLNKKNPYSLSSETILKLALDISRGMEYLHAQGVIHRDLKSQNLLLNDEMRVKVADFGTSCLETRCQATKGNKGTYRWMAPEMTKEKPYTRKVDVYSFGIVLWELTTCLLPFQGMTPVQAAYAASEKNLRPPLSSSCSPVLNNLIKRCWSANPARRPEFSYIVSVLEKYDHCVKEGMPIMAHQELRLWSSVAKIFRMGCITNNLSIPVHA from the exons ATGCTTTCTTGCTTCCGGCTGCcgcggccgggcggggagacgaaccaggcgacggcggcagcttCGGCGTTGGCGTCGCCGAggcggccgtcgctgccgttCGCGTCGAGCCTGTTCGCGgggtcgccgtcgacgtccgGGAAGCACCCGTGGCCGCCGGACGCGGACGACATGGAGAAGAAGCGGTGGGACAGCATGGAGTCGTGGTCGATGCTGCTGGACACGGCCATGGGGCCCTCCGGCGAGGGCGGGTCGTCGAGCAGGGACAgcgggcggcgggaggagtGGATGGCCGACCTGTCCCAGCTCTTCATCGGCAACAAGTTCGCCTCCGGCGCCAACAGCCGCATCTACCGCGGCATCTACAAgcagcgcgccgtcgccgtcaagaTGGTCCGCATCCCGGAGCGCGACGaggcccgccgcgccgtcctcgAGGACCAGTTCAACTCCGAGGTCGCCTTCCTCTCCCGCCTCTACCACCCCAACGTCGTCCAG TTCATCGCGGCGTGCAAGAAGCCGCCGGTGTACTGCATCATCACGGAGTACATGTCGCAGGGGACGCTGCGGATGTACCTGAACAAGAAGAACCCCTACTCGCTGTCGTCGGAGACGATCCTGAAGCTGGCGCTGGACATCTCCCGGGGCATGGAGTACCTGCACGCGCAGGGGGTGATCCACCGCGACCTCAAGTCGCAGAACCTCCTTCTCAACGACGAGATGCGCGTCAAGGTCGCCGACTTCGGCACCTCCTGCCTGGAGACCCGGTGCCAGGCCACCAAGGGCAACAAGGGCACCTACCGCTGGATGGCGCCGGAGATGACCAAGGAGAAGCCCTACACCCGCAAGGTCGACGTCTACAGCTTCGGCATCGTCCTCTGGGAGCTCACCACctgcctcctccccttccaGGGCATGACCCCCGTCCAGGCCGCCTACGCCGCCTCCGAGAAG AACCTGCGGCCGCCGCTGTCGAGCTCGTGCTCGCCGGTGCTGAACAACCTGATCAAGAGGTGCTGGTCGGCGAacccggcgaggcggccggaGTTCAGCTACATCGTGTCGGTGCTGGAGAAGTACGACCACTGCGTCAAGGAAGGGATGCCGATCATGGCGCACCAGGAGCTCAGGCTCTGGAGCTCCGTCGCCAAGATCTTCAGGATGGGCTGCATCACCAACAACTTGTCCATACCGGTGCACGCTTGA
- the LOC102706488 gene encoding uncharacterized membrane protein At1g16860-like — MHQIGSGMYVSGPAPDRRKERRLSSGSVATPPYTGGDLSRSGELGRMFDIGATLSQAPSPASSRRSSGPLPRPLPSPASGPLSQLSHSGLLVGPSPPPAQSPAPSGSWRKASSRMRAAGQEEAAPAVARGRATLGVSVACYVLVSVAATAGVGAGVFFLVAWRRWEVLAAAGGAVAAVVAAFAWNVRRRDAEAERFFRRLPDTVFDQSDMPIGEVVKITGQITCGHTPLGARFHDAARCVFATTQLHERHGCCFRWQPRHSEARAANFYISDRNSGRRFYVRAGEGGKVTSWVMIRERTISLDGEKKKGASSSLRSWMDSNGVSCDGPVRVKEGFIREGDTASVIGVLKKHHAFDIIDAASGAVTTGWQPRRCMFPVLVEGLILVGDEDPDEDVYMV; from the exons ATGCACCAGATAGGGAGCGGGATGTATGTGTCCGGGCCGGCGCCGGACAGGAGGAAGGAGCGGCGGCTGTCGTCGGGGTCGGTGGCGACGCCGCCGTACACCGGCGGGGATCTGTCGAGGTCGGGGGAGCTCGGCCGGATGTTCGACATCGGCGCGACGCTGTCGcaggcgccgtcgccggcgtcgtcgcgcCGGAGCTCGGGGCCGCTGCCCAGGCCcctgccgtcgccggcgtccggCCCGCTGTCGCAGCTGTCCCACTCGGGGCTGCTCGTcgggccgtcgccgcccccggcgcagtcgccggcgccgtcggggTCGTGGAGGAAGGCGTCGAGCAGGATGCGCGCCGCGGGGCAGGAGGAGGCCGCGCCGGCCGTGGCGCGCGGGAGGGCGACGCTCGGCGTGTCGGTCGCGTGCTACGTGCTGGTGAGCGTGGCCGCCAcggccggcgtcggcgccggcgtgtTCTTCCTCGTGGCGTGGCGCCGGTGGGAggtgctcgcggcggcgggcggcgcggtggcagcCGTCGTGGCGGCGTTCGCCTGGAACGTGcgccggcgcgacgcggaggccgAGAGGTTCTTCCGGCGGTTACCCGACACGGTGTTCGATCAGAGCGACATGCCCATCGGCGAGGTCGTCAAGATCACCGGG CAAATCACCTGCGGCCACACCCCTCTGGGAGCCCGGTTCCACGACGCGGCCCGGTGCGTCTTCGCGACGACGCAGCTGCACGAGCGCCATGGATGTTGCTTCCGGTGGCAACCGAGGCACTCCGAG GCGCGGGCGGCGAACTTCTACATCTCCGACAGGAACAGCGGGAGGAGGTTCTACGTGCGAGCCGGCGAGGGTGGCAAGGTCACCAGCTGGGTGATGATCAGGGAGAGAACGATCAGCCTAGACGGCGAGAAGAAGAAGGGTGCGTCGAGCAGCCTCAGGAGCTGGATGGACAGCAATGGCGTGTCGTGCGACGGCCCTGTGCGTGTGAAAGAAGg GTTTATCAGAGAGGGGGACACTGCCAGTGTGATTGGTGTCCTGAAGAAGCACCACGCCTTCGACATCATCGACGCAGCGTCCGGCGCGGTGACCACTGGCTGGCAGCCAAGGAGGTGCATGTTTCCCGTCCTCGTCGAGGGGTTAATATTGGTCGGAGACGAAGACCCTGATGAAGACGTGTACATGGTCTGA